The genomic segment GCGCATTGGGCGAAGATCGTTGCCGACGACTCGCTGATCGCGCGAGCGATCGTCGAGACGCCTGAAGTTGAGTGACGACGGCCGGAGGCTGACGCCACGCGGAAACTGACCTTTGGCATGAACCTGAGCCTGGACGGCTACATCGCCGCGCCCGGCAACGACCTCCGCTGGAGCGTGCCGAGCGACGAGCTGCTCCAGTGGTGGTCCGACCGGGTGCACGGCAACGCCCGCCTGGTCACCGGCGACGCTGTCACCGAGGTCAACCGGCTCAAGGCCGAGGACGATGGTCCCATGGACCTCGGCGGCGCCACCCTCGCCGCGGCGGCCATGCGGGCCGGGCTGATCGACGAGTACGCGATCGTCACCCATCCGGTCCCGGTGGGCGGCGGCACGCCGTTCTTCACGGCCCTGGGCAACTGGGTGCACCTGAACCTGGTGGAGACCCGGACGTTTCCCGACGGTGTGCTCGTCCGCTTTGCATGGAGAGCAGGGCTCGGTTGCAGCTTCTGTCAGGCGTGATCCGGCTCAAGGAACAGCCGCACGGCGCCTGTCTCGAAGGTCGTGCTGTCGGTGAGCCGCAGCCGGACGAGGTGGCCGGGGTCGTCGAACAGTCGCCGGCCGGCGCCCGCCACGACGGGTGTGAGCGACAGCACGAGCACGTCGAGCAGCCCGTCGGCCAGCAGGTCCCGTGCGAGGCGTCCGCAGCCGTAGGTCAGCAGCTGCTCGCGCTCGCGCAGGCCGGCGATGTCGTCGTAGCCGACGATCGTCGTGTGGTCCCATTCGGCGGCCGACCCGAGCGTCGCGGACACGACGTACTTCGGCATCGTGTTGAGCCGCTCGGCCATCGGGCCGGTCTGGTCGCGCCACGCCCGGGCCAGCCCTTGCCAGGTCTCGCGTGCGAGCAGCAGCGCGTCGGCCGCCAGCGCGAGATCGAGCGCTCCCTGCCGGCCGGCGTCGCTCATGTACGGCAAGAGCGCGTCGGCGGGCGGGGCATCGATGACGCCGTCAAGCGTCGCGTGCGTCTGCGCGGTAATCGAGGTCATGCAAGTAAGACCGCACGCCGCCGCGCAACTCATCGCTGCGCACGAAACCGGCACCCGGGCGGGACCTTACGCGTGGTCGAGCACGCCGTGCTCGAAGTACCGGGCGCCCTGGCACAGGCTCATGCAGCCAATGCCATGAGCAAGGAGGGCACCCTCCTCCTCCGGACCACCAGCTCTCGGTCGGGCAGGTGAGGCAGCGGTGTGCGTCCGCCCGGCGACTGCCGCTTTGGACGACAAGCGCTGGCCATTTCTTGTTCCCCAGCTTGTTCTCCAGCTGTCCTGTTCCCGCACCTTGTCCTCACACCGTCGAACGTCGTGAGACCCCGTGAGCCCCGGAATACCGCGCAATCAGCCGTCATCGGCTGTCGCTCTTTGTTGTAGGACTAGCTGCGTGATCCGCGTGCGGAAGGTGTGATGGGTTCCGCTCGTTGCGGCGTGACGCTCGTTCCAGAGCCAGAGAAGTGCGCGCGTGCCGGGGGCGGATGCACCACCGGGATCCGCGGCGAGACGTTCGGGGAGGCGGCCCAGGCGTGGCTGCACCACCTGGGAGATCGAGAGCAGCGTGCACCATCGACGTGGGCCCACCGCCAGACGACGCGTTCAACGCTGGATCCTGCCGGCGAGGGACCCGCAGGCCCCGAGCCTGCGCGAGCGCTTGTGGTCTCAAGCGGGGGTGCCGGCGCTGAGCAGTGGGCCGTGAGCGGAGGCGGCTGATCGCCCGGCCGCCCCCATCGTGGATGGAGTCTTCAGGCGGGCGCTGGCACCGCTGGGACTGGGCCGGTCGGGAGGCCATCCTTGCGAGCGTCCTCTCTGAGGATCGGTGAGGACGGCCTGAAGCCCCGGAAGGTGCAGTAGATGCCGAGGAAGAGCTCCCAAAGGATCTCCGGGATGGTCATGACGCTTTGGAGCGCGTGCAGTCCGGAGCTTGGATCGTTTCCGGTGAACATCACCGCCGTCCCGGACACGATGAGCAGCGGGCCACCGATGAGGCCCAGCCAGCAGGCCTGTCGCGGCACCAGCTCCGAGCGATACATCAGATACCCGAGGAGGAGCCCGTTTCCCCAGCCGACGACCCACCCCGGCCCGAGGAGGAACGTCCAGTCCTTGATCCCGGCAAGGGTGTAGGCGAGGGTGCCCTCATCGGCACCTGCAACTTGTTGGCGCAGCGTGACGATCGCGACCATCGCAACGATGCCGACGAGGATGAACGTGCTCTCGAACAGGCGCGCGGTCACGTAGCCGAGCGACAGCTCCTCGTTCTGCCGTCTGAGGATCGGGAAGATCACCACCGCGGTTCCGATGTTGGCGATGATCAGCAGCAGCTCAAGCAGGGCCCCGAGCAGGACTTGGGTGTCGTGCCCGGCACCCGCGATGTAGCTCGTCGGGTGCTGCAGCACGGTCTCATAGAGCAGCAGCCCCACGATCGACGTGACAAACGTGAGGAGATAGAGGATCCCGAAGGCACGGGCCCTTTTCTGATCCAGACTCACCTTGTACTCCTTCTCCCGGTGAGGGCGGCGAGCTGATTCCCACGACACTGGACCGGATGAGGCGACCATAGATCCCTCACCCGTCTGACGCAATCCCCAGAACGATGAGGCACTCGCTCAGTCGCTCACGTAGACCACGACGCACGCGAATGTCACCCGCCGACCCAGGAAGGCAACGAGGAGGTCGGCACAAGGAGCGCGCGCTCGGCTTGTCGCGCGTGCGGCACGCGGCCCGCGTTCTGCTGCCAAGCCCGGCTGATTGATCCAAAGCAGCCGCGAGGGCTGACGAGTGCCATT from the Baekduia soli genome contains:
- a CDS encoding dihydrofolate reductase family protein: MNLSLDGYIAAPGNDLRWSVPSDELLQWWSDRVHGNARLVTGDAVTEVNRLKAEDDGPMDLGGATLAAAAMRAGLIDEYAIVTHPVPVGGGTPFFTALGNWVHLNLVETRTFPDGVLVRFAWRAGLGCSFCQA
- a CDS encoding dihydrofolate reductase family protein — its product is MSCAAACGLTCMTSITAQTHATLDGVIDAPPADALLPYMSDAGRQGALDLALAADALLLARETWQGLARAWRDQTGPMAERLNTMPKYVVSATLGSAAEWDHTTIVGYDDIAGLREREQLLTYGCGRLARDLLADGLLDVLVLSLTPVVAGAGRRLFDDPGHLVRLRLTDSTTFETGAVRLFLEPDHA
- a CDS encoding DUF4386 domain-containing protein; translation: MSLDQKRARAFGILYLLTFVTSIVGLLLYETVLQHPTSYIAGAGHDTQVLLGALLELLLIIANIGTAVVIFPILRRQNEELSLGYVTARLFESTFILVGIVAMVAIVTLRQQVAGADEGTLAYTLAGIKDWTFLLGPGWVVGWGNGLLLGYLMYRSELVPRQACWLGLIGGPLLIVSGTAVMFTGNDPSSGLHALQSVMTIPEILWELFLGIYCTFRGFRPSSPILREDARKDGLPTGPVPAVPAPA